From the genome of Papaver somniferum cultivar HN1 chromosome 2, ASM357369v1, whole genome shotgun sequence, one region includes:
- the LOC113347920 gene encoding fasciclin-like arabinogalactan protein 13, translating to MASHYLLVLALVSSCLLISVHAQKDAAPAPKGAGPINLTGILDKAGQYTTFIRLLTSTQVSSQITNQLNSSDQGMTVFAPTDNAFNNLKPGTLNGLSTQEQVELVLSHVLPKYYSLVMFETASNPVRTQATGQGGGAFGLNFTTSANQVNVSSGMVDVILNNALRQEFPLSVYQVDKVLLPLDLFGAKPPASPPPPPSPTDAKKPKSSTSGPAASADGDDKPSSAVRNMGMGLVAGVAAMFMGFF from the coding sequence ATGGCTTCTCATTATCTTCTAGTTCTTGCTTTAGTTTCATCATGTCTTTTAATTTCTGTTCATGCTCAAAAAGACGCTGCCCCAGCACCCAAAGGAGCCGGTCCGATCAATCTCACTGGAATCCTTGACAAAGCTGGTCAATACACAACGTTTATCCGTCTGTTGACATCGACACAGGTAAGTAGCCAAATCACTAATCAACTCAATTCATCGGATCAGGGAATGACCGTGTTTGCTCCAACTGATAACGCTTTTAATAACTTGAAACCCGGTACTCTAAACGGTTTATCAACACAAGAGCAAGTTGAGCTTGTTTTATCCCACGTCTTGCCTAAATATTACAGCTTGGTGATGTTTGAAACTGCTAGCAACCCTGTTAGAACTCAAGCAACTGGTCAAGGTGGTGGTGCGTTTGGATTAAATTTCACTACCTCCGCAAACCAAGTTAATGTTTCATCTGGTATGGTCGATGTTATCCTTAACAATGCTCTACGACAAGAATTCCCCTTGTCGGTTTATCAAGTTGATAAGGTTTTGTTACCATTGGATTTATTTGGAGCTAAACCACCAgcatccccaccaccaccaccttctccaacTGATGCCAAGAAACCAAAATCATCTACCAGTGGACCTGCAGCTTCTGCCGATGGAGACGACAAACCATCTTCAGCTGTGAGGAATATGGGCATGGGTTTGGTTGCTGGAGTTGCGGCAATGTTCATGGGCTTTTTTTGA